In Betta splendens chromosome 19, fBetSpl5.4, whole genome shotgun sequence, the following proteins share a genomic window:
- the LOC114846331 gene encoding dnaJ homolog subfamily C member 7-like, with product MAAVDIDVPVEAESQIRNQDELEREAEGFKEKGNAFYSKKDYSEAFNYYTKAIDYCPTNASYYGNRAATLMMLSRFREALEDSQQAVRLDDCFMKGHLREGKCHLSLGNATAASHCFQKVLEREPSNREAQQEKKNATTLLDFERMAEFGFEKRDFRKVVYCMDRALALASACHRFKILKAECLALLGRYPEAQSVASDILRMDSTNADALYVRGLCLYYEDCIDKAVQFFVQALRMAPDHEKARLACRNAKSLKAKKEEGNQAFKNNNYEAAYQLYTEALTIDPNNIKTNAKLYCNRATAGAKVKKLNQAIEDCTSAIKLDDTYIKAYLRRAQCYMDTEQYEEAVRDYEKVYQTEKTSDHKQLLKAAQLELKKSKRKDYYKVLGVGKNATEDEIKKAYRKRALMHHPDRHSAATPEVQKEEEKKFKEVGEAFTVLSDPKKKIRYDNGHDLEDDGTFDGGDFDANNIFRAFFGGHGGGFNFESNQGSAPGNFFFQFG from the exons ATGGCGGCTGTTGACATCGACGTGCCGGTGGAAGCGGAGTCTCAAATCCGTAATCAGGACGAGCTGGAACG TGAGGCTGAAGGCTttaaagaaaaaggaaatgcaTTCTACAGCAAGAAAGACTACTCTGAGGCTTTCAACTATTACACTAAGGCCATCG ATTATTGTCCCACAAATGCCAGTTATTATGGCAACAGAGCAGCCACCCTCATGATGCTCAGTCGTTTTCGAGAAGCCCTTGAAGATTCACAGCAGGCTGTCAGATTGGACGACTGTTTCATGAAG GGGCATCTACGTGAGGGCAAGTGCCATCTGTCTTTGGGAAATGCCACGGCGGCCAGTCACTGCTTTCAGAAGGTCCTGGAGAGGGAGCCCAGTAACAGAGAGGCCCAACAGGAG AAAAAGAATGCAACAACTCTTCTGGACTTTGAACGCATGGCGGAGTTTGGATTTGAAAAGCGTGATTTCAGAAAG GTGGTGTACTGCATGGACCGCGCGTTGGCTCTGGCCTCTGCATGCCACCGATTTAAAATCCTCAAGGCTGAGTGTCTAGCTCTGCTGGGCCGCTATCCAGAAGCTCAGTCTGTAGCAAG CGATATACTGCGAATGGATTCCACAAATGCAGATGCGCTCTATGTCCGAGGCCTGTGTCTTTACTATGAGGACTGCATCGATAAAGCTGTACAGTTCTTTGTCCAGGCTCTGCGCATGGCACCTGACCATGAAAAGGCCCGGCTAGCCTGTAGG AATGCCAAATCCTTAAAAGCCAAGAAGGAGGAGGGCAACCAGGCCTTTAAGAACAACAACTATGAAGCCGCCTACCAGCTGTATACAGAAGCCCTGACGATAGACCCCAACAACATCAAGACCAACGCCAAACTCTACTGCAACAGAGCCACAGCAGGAGCAAAG GTGAAGAAACTTAATCAAGCCATTGAAGACTGCACTAGTGCAATCAAACTAGATGACACATACATCAAGGCCTACTTAAGAAGAGCTCAGTG CTACATGGACACAGAGCAGTACGAGGAGGCTGTGCGAGATTATGAAAAAGTCTACCAGACAGAGAAAACATCAG atcacaaacagctgctgaaggCGGCACAGCTTGAGCTAAAGAAGAGCAAGAGGAAAGATTATTACAAGGTGCTTGGGGTCGGCAAGAACGCCACAGAGGACGAGATCAAAAAAGCCTATCGCAAACGAGCCCTCATGCACCACCCAG ACCGCCACAGTGCAGCAACTCCGGAGGtgcagaaagaagaggaaaagaaattCAAGGAGGTTGGGGAGGCATTTACTGTGCTCTCTGATCCAAAGAAGAAGATTCGTTATGATAATGGTCACGATTTAGAAGACGATGGCACCTTTGATGGTGGAg attttGATGCAAATAACATCTTCAGGGCTTTCTTTGGTGGCCATGGTGGAGGGTTTAATTTTGAATCCAATCAAG GCTCTGCCCCTGGAAATTTCTTTTTTCAGTTTGGCTAA
- the LOC114845616 gene encoding ras-related protein Rab-5C-like: protein MAGRGGGATRPNGAAAANKICQFKLVLLGESAVGKSSLVLRFVKGQFHEFQESTIGAAFLTQTVCLDETTVKFEIWDTAGQERYHSLAPMYYRGAQAAIVVYDITNADTFERAKNWVKELQRQASPNIVIALAGNKADIANKRAVELQGAQAYADDNSLLFMETSAKTAMNVNEIFMAIAKKLPKNDAQGGAGQGGRTRTGVDLQQAAPQSRSSQCCGGN from the exons ATGGCTGGACGCGGTGGAGGAGCGACGAGGCCTAATGGTGCCGCAGCAGCAAACAAAATCTGCCAGTTCAAACTGGTGTTGCTGGGGGAGTCAGCAGTCGGCAAGTCCAGCTTAGTGCTGCGCTTTGTCAAAGGCCAGTTTCATGAGTTTCAGGAGAGCACAATTGGAG CTGCATTTCTCACTcagactgtttgtttggatgAGACCACTGTGAAGTTTGAGATCTGGGACACAGCAGGTCAAGAGCGCTACCACAGCCTGGCTCCAATGTATTACAGAGGAGCACAAGCAGCCATTGTGGTTTATGACATCACCAATGCA GATACCTTTGAAAGAGCAAAAAACTgggtgaaggagctgcagagacaagCCAGTCCCAACATCGTGATCGCTCTGGCAGGAAACAAGGCAGACATTGCAAACAAGAGAGCTGTAGAGCTTCAG GGAGCACAAGCATATGCTGATGACAACAGTCTACTTTTCATGGAGACATCAGCCAAGACTGCAATGAATGTCAATGAAATTTTCATGGCTATTG CTAAGAAACTACCGAAGAACGATGCTCAGGGTGGAGCTGGACAAGGGGGGCGGACTAGGACAGGCGTGGATCTACAACAGGCTGCTCCTCAGAGCCGCAGCAGCCAGTGCTGTGGTGGCAATTAG
- the LOC114845615 gene encoding zinc finger protein 385C-like isoform X3: MLFGALSQSQVHPLLGSLPLPARAFQPQAHTQLEHFLPLRLNGSSPLSLFPNFNTMDPVQKAVINHTFGMAPPKKKAIISCNICHLRFNSTTQAEAHYKGHKHARKLKALETQRNRHKSGHGPSTSGKERGRERGIGGEETVPTDSQLKEKKGPSTSSRPEQRPLENGQGTSPAPPPASQATSTESYPSLRSSQPPPQIGPGSQPCHQPSDSPSVEGCSSAPQPDPQGGSTGGEEEEGIVEDVKEAKNNHKQPLHCPTCKVTVNSSSQLDAHCSGSKHKQMLDGHSSSSSSSQPQRRVRATAPPRAPCRLKQRKGSKTRAAAGASNQPFHCELCQVSVNSETQLKQHMNSRRHKERLAGKPVKAKFTPYNKLQPSAVLATKLALQKQLSKALPAGFLSGPINPAALCTMASGPLALQLPHGPAAIIQGPLISPTLFRPAPGPLRATHAPIIFSPY; encoded by the exons ATGCTGTTCG GGGCATTGTCACAGAGCCAGGTCCACCCGCTCCTGGGTTCCCTGCCTCTGCCGGCCCGAGCCTTCCAGCCGCAGGCTCACACCCAGCTCGAGCACTTCCTGCCTCTCAGGCTCAACGGCTCCTCGCCACTCAGCCTGTTCCCCAATTTCAACACG ATGGACCCGGTGCAGAAGGCCGTGATCAACCACACCTTTGGCATGGCTCCACCCAAGAAGAAAGCCATCATCTCCTGTAACATCTGTCACCTGCGCTTCAACTCCACC ACCCAGGCTGAAGCCCATTACAAAGGTCACAAGCATGCTCGCAAGCTGAAAGCCTTGGAGACACAGAGGAACCGGCACAAGAGCGGGCACGGCCCGTCCACGTCAGGGAAGGAGCGCGGCAGAGAGCGAGGCATCGGCGGAGAGGAAACCGTGCCAACAGACTCCCAGTTGAAGGAGAAGAAAG GACCAAGCACCTCTTCCCGACCCGAGCAGCGTCCGCTAGAAAATGGCCAGGGGACCTCTCCGGCGCCCCCTCCCGCCTCGCAAGCCACATCCACAGAGTCTTACCCCTCGCTGCGCTCCTCCCAGCCCCCCCCACAGATCGGCCCAGGCTCTCAGCCCTGCCATCAACCCTCAGACAGCCCATCTGTGGAAGGGTGCAGCTCGGCCCCACAGCCCGACCCTCAGGGAGGCTCCacgggaggtgaggaggaggaggggatagTGGAAGATGTTAAGGAGGccaaaaacaatcacaaacagCCCCTCCACTGTCCCACGTGCAAAGTCACAGTCAATTCTAGCTCCCAGTTGGACGCTCACTGTAGCG GCTCCAAGCACAAACAGATGCTGGacggtcacagcagcagcagcagcagcagccagccgCAGCGCCGGGTCAGGGCGACGGCGCCGCCGAGGGCCCCCTGTCGCCTGAAGCAGCGCAAGGGCAGCAAAACGCGAGCGGCGGCGGGCGCGTCCAACCAGCCCTTCCACTGTGAGCTGTGCCAGGTGTCCGTCAACTCCGAGACCCAGCTGAAGCAG CACATGAACAGCAGGAGACACAAAGAGCGTTTGGCTGGGAAGCCTGTCAAGGCGAAGTTCACCCCCTATAATAAACTGCAGCCCAGTGCTGTGTTAGCG ACGAAACTGGCCCTTCAGAAGCAGCTTTCCAAAGCCCTGCCGGCAGGGTTCCTCAGCGGCCCCATCAATCCAGCTGCTTTGTGCACTATGGCATCTGGACCGCTGGCACTACAGCTGCCACATGGGCCCGCGGCCATCATCCAGGGTCCCCTGATCAGCCCCACACTCTTCAGGCCTGCTCCCGGACCCCTGCGAGCTACACATGCACCCATCATCTTCTCTCCATACTAA
- the LOC114845615 gene encoding zinc finger protein 385C-like isoform X1: MDSSSEGAAKPSDADMNHSESPGCLGGTSPPKGQDEEEEDEEERRVDAGHRTKRERRQVSGSGGATVCQVCNIQLNSSAQAQIHYKGKTHQRRLRRLAKAVSAGALSQSQVHPLLGSLPLPARAFQPQAHTQLEHFLPLRLNGSSPLSLFPNFNTMDPVQKAVINHTFGMAPPKKKAIISCNICHLRFNSTTQAEAHYKGHKHARKLKALETQRNRHKSGHGPSTSGKERGRERGIGGEETVPTDSQLKEKKGPSTSSRPEQRPLENGQGTSPAPPPASQATSTESYPSLRSSQPPPQIGPGSQPCHQPSDSPSVEGCSSAPQPDPQGGSTGGEEEEGIVEDVKEAKNNHKQPLHCPTCKVTVNSSSQLDAHCSGSKHKQMLDGHSSSSSSSQPQRRVRATAPPRAPCRLKQRKGSKTRAAAGASNQPFHCELCQVSVNSETQLKQHMNSRRHKERLAGKPVKAKFTPYNKLQPSAVLATKLALQKQLSKALPAGFLSGPINPAALCTMASGPLALQLPHGPAAIIQGPLISPTLFRPAPGPLRATHAPIIFSPY, encoded by the exons ATGGACAGCAGCAGCGAAGGAGCCGCGAAACCGTCCGACGCAG ATATGAATCATAGCGAGAGCCCCGGCTGTCTGGGCGGCACCTCCCCTCCGAAGGgtcaggatgaggaggaggaggacgaagaggagcgCAGGGTGGACGCGGGGCACAGGACCAAACGAGAGCGGCGGCAggtcagcggcagcggcggcgccacCGTGTGCCAGGTGTGCAACATACAGCTCAACTCCAGCGCCCAGGCCCAGATCCACTACAAGGGGAAGACGCATCAGAGGAGGCTGCGGCGGCTGGCGAAGGCCGTGAGCGCAG GGGCATTGTCACAGAGCCAGGTCCACCCGCTCCTGGGTTCCCTGCCTCTGCCGGCCCGAGCCTTCCAGCCGCAGGCTCACACCCAGCTCGAGCACTTCCTGCCTCTCAGGCTCAACGGCTCCTCGCCACTCAGCCTGTTCCCCAATTTCAACACG ATGGACCCGGTGCAGAAGGCCGTGATCAACCACACCTTTGGCATGGCTCCACCCAAGAAGAAAGCCATCATCTCCTGTAACATCTGTCACCTGCGCTTCAACTCCACC ACCCAGGCTGAAGCCCATTACAAAGGTCACAAGCATGCTCGCAAGCTGAAAGCCTTGGAGACACAGAGGAACCGGCACAAGAGCGGGCACGGCCCGTCCACGTCAGGGAAGGAGCGCGGCAGAGAGCGAGGCATCGGCGGAGAGGAAACCGTGCCAACAGACTCCCAGTTGAAGGAGAAGAAAG GACCAAGCACCTCTTCCCGACCCGAGCAGCGTCCGCTAGAAAATGGCCAGGGGACCTCTCCGGCGCCCCCTCCCGCCTCGCAAGCCACATCCACAGAGTCTTACCCCTCGCTGCGCTCCTCCCAGCCCCCCCCACAGATCGGCCCAGGCTCTCAGCCCTGCCATCAACCCTCAGACAGCCCATCTGTGGAAGGGTGCAGCTCGGCCCCACAGCCCGACCCTCAGGGAGGCTCCacgggaggtgaggaggaggaggggatagTGGAAGATGTTAAGGAGGccaaaaacaatcacaaacagCCCCTCCACTGTCCCACGTGCAAAGTCACAGTCAATTCTAGCTCCCAGTTGGACGCTCACTGTAGCG GCTCCAAGCACAAACAGATGCTGGacggtcacagcagcagcagcagcagcagccagccgCAGCGCCGGGTCAGGGCGACGGCGCCGCCGAGGGCCCCCTGTCGCCTGAAGCAGCGCAAGGGCAGCAAAACGCGAGCGGCGGCGGGCGCGTCCAACCAGCCCTTCCACTGTGAGCTGTGCCAGGTGTCCGTCAACTCCGAGACCCAGCTGAAGCAG CACATGAACAGCAGGAGACACAAAGAGCGTTTGGCTGGGAAGCCTGTCAAGGCGAAGTTCACCCCCTATAATAAACTGCAGCCCAGTGCTGTGTTAGCG ACGAAACTGGCCCTTCAGAAGCAGCTTTCCAAAGCCCTGCCGGCAGGGTTCCTCAGCGGCCCCATCAATCCAGCTGCTTTGTGCACTATGGCATCTGGACCGCTGGCACTACAGCTGCCACATGGGCCCGCGGCCATCATCCAGGGTCCCCTGATCAGCCCCACACTCTTCAGGCCTGCTCCCGGACCCCTGCGAGCTACACATGCACCCATCATCTTCTCTCCATACTAA
- the LOC114845615 gene encoding zinc finger protein 385B-like isoform X2, whose translation MDSSSEGAAKPSDADMNHSESPGCLGGTSPPKGQDEEEEDEEERRVDAGHRTKRERRQVSGSGGATVCQVCNIQLNSSAQAQIHYKGKTHQRRLRRLAKAVSAGALSQSQVHPLLGSLPLPARAFQPQAHTQLEHFLPLRLNGSSPLSLFPNFNTMDPVQKAVINHTFGMAPPKKKAIISCNICHLRFNSTTQAEAHYKGHKHARKLKALETQRNRHKSGHGPSTSGKERGRERGIGGEETVPTDSQLKEKKGPSTSSRPEQRPLENGQGTSPAPPPASQATSTESYPSLRSSQPPPQIGPGSQPCHQPSDSPSVEGCSSAPQPDPQGGSTGGSKHKQMLDGHSSSSSSSQPQRRVRATAPPRAPCRLKQRKGSKTRAAAGASNQPFHCELCQVSVNSETQLKQHMNSRRHKERLAGKPVKAKFTPYNKLQPSAVLATKLALQKQLSKALPAGFLSGPINPAALCTMASGPLALQLPHGPAAIIQGPLISPTLFRPAPGPLRATHAPIIFSPY comes from the exons ATGGACAGCAGCAGCGAAGGAGCCGCGAAACCGTCCGACGCAG ATATGAATCATAGCGAGAGCCCCGGCTGTCTGGGCGGCACCTCCCCTCCGAAGGgtcaggatgaggaggaggaggacgaagaggagcgCAGGGTGGACGCGGGGCACAGGACCAAACGAGAGCGGCGGCAggtcagcggcagcggcggcgccacCGTGTGCCAGGTGTGCAACATACAGCTCAACTCCAGCGCCCAGGCCCAGATCCACTACAAGGGGAAGACGCATCAGAGGAGGCTGCGGCGGCTGGCGAAGGCCGTGAGCGCAG GGGCATTGTCACAGAGCCAGGTCCACCCGCTCCTGGGTTCCCTGCCTCTGCCGGCCCGAGCCTTCCAGCCGCAGGCTCACACCCAGCTCGAGCACTTCCTGCCTCTCAGGCTCAACGGCTCCTCGCCACTCAGCCTGTTCCCCAATTTCAACACG ATGGACCCGGTGCAGAAGGCCGTGATCAACCACACCTTTGGCATGGCTCCACCCAAGAAGAAAGCCATCATCTCCTGTAACATCTGTCACCTGCGCTTCAACTCCACC ACCCAGGCTGAAGCCCATTACAAAGGTCACAAGCATGCTCGCAAGCTGAAAGCCTTGGAGACACAGAGGAACCGGCACAAGAGCGGGCACGGCCCGTCCACGTCAGGGAAGGAGCGCGGCAGAGAGCGAGGCATCGGCGGAGAGGAAACCGTGCCAACAGACTCCCAGTTGAAGGAGAAGAAAG GACCAAGCACCTCTTCCCGACCCGAGCAGCGTCCGCTAGAAAATGGCCAGGGGACCTCTCCGGCGCCCCCTCCCGCCTCGCAAGCCACATCCACAGAGTCTTACCCCTCGCTGCGCTCCTCCCAGCCCCCCCCACAGATCGGCCCAGGCTCTCAGCCCTGCCATCAACCCTCAGACAGCCCATCTGTGGAAGGGTGCAGCTCGGCCCCACAGCCCGACCCTCAGGGAGGCTCCacgggag GCTCCAAGCACAAACAGATGCTGGacggtcacagcagcagcagcagcagcagccagccgCAGCGCCGGGTCAGGGCGACGGCGCCGCCGAGGGCCCCCTGTCGCCTGAAGCAGCGCAAGGGCAGCAAAACGCGAGCGGCGGCGGGCGCGTCCAACCAGCCCTTCCACTGTGAGCTGTGCCAGGTGTCCGTCAACTCCGAGACCCAGCTGAAGCAG CACATGAACAGCAGGAGACACAAAGAGCGTTTGGCTGGGAAGCCTGTCAAGGCGAAGTTCACCCCCTATAATAAACTGCAGCCCAGTGCTGTGTTAGCG ACGAAACTGGCCCTTCAGAAGCAGCTTTCCAAAGCCCTGCCGGCAGGGTTCCTCAGCGGCCCCATCAATCCAGCTGCTTTGTGCACTATGGCATCTGGACCGCTGGCACTACAGCTGCCACATGGGCCCGCGGCCATCATCCAGGGTCCCCTGATCAGCCCCACACTCTTCAGGCCTGCTCCCGGACCCCTGCGAGCTACACATGCACCCATCATCTTCTCTCCATACTAA